A genomic segment from Amycolatopsis camponoti encodes:
- a CDS encoding RICIN domain-containing protein: MTKMKRLMVTVAAAAGLFGLVAVPQAGAAPADGKGTAVSTLAGGIKLRPAKVGAAHRSTPGVAGAQVAEADAYLIESAKFGRCWDADLGTIGANGTKMQLWDCDVYAANQAFYVTRNPEGYLRFQNVQSGRYLDADLGTIGKNGTKVQLWDYVAGGKNQWWADTLIPEGYLRFQSPSNNRYLTGEGSVGANGTRLQLWDFISGGQTQWWY; this comes from the coding sequence ATGACGAAGATGAAGCGGCTGATGGTGACGGTCGCCGCGGCGGCGGGCCTGTTCGGCCTGGTGGCCGTTCCGCAGGCCGGCGCGGCCCCGGCCGACGGCAAGGGGACCGCGGTCTCGACGCTCGCCGGCGGGATCAAGCTGCGGCCCGCGAAGGTGGGTGCCGCTCACCGGTCCACCCCCGGGGTCGCCGGCGCGCAGGTCGCCGAGGCCGACGCCTACCTGATCGAGTCCGCCAAGTTCGGCCGGTGCTGGGACGCCGACCTGGGCACGATCGGTGCCAACGGCACGAAGATGCAGCTGTGGGACTGCGACGTGTACGCCGCGAACCAGGCGTTCTACGTCACCCGCAACCCGGAGGGCTACCTGCGCTTCCAGAACGTGCAGAGCGGCCGCTACCTCGACGCCGACCTCGGGACGATCGGCAAGAACGGCACCAAGGTCCAGCTGTGGGACTACGTCGCCGGCGGCAAGAACCAGTGGTGGGCCGACACCCTGATCCCGGAGGGCTACCTGCGTTTCCAGAGCCCCTCGAACAACCGCTACCTGACCGGCGAGGGTTCGGTCGGCGCCAACGGCACGCGGCTGCAGCTGTGGGACTTCATCTCGGGCGGCCAGACGCAGTGGTGGTACTGA
- a CDS encoding ArsR/SmtB family transcription factor gives MRIELTLADLVRVGLAAAADPMGELAASLQVLQRRDGGRAAASAAFNRWRYRVWQSLPDSAAVLMWLCRPDAPIPEFLLPAAGRYELESGLTAVLKTEPVSLKTALRTAPADRDLPAWAAALADGDTAGLPRLVQAMRDYHELALAPAWDTVSGQVDADLGMRTQLLLHGGVDALLTGLRPLVRWEAPALETDDRIAGTVPSEGTGLLLVPTYFSVCPALVPAAPGGTPRLHYPCVRQAAPPAGLGHAAHRASGKALADLLGPTRAAALAVLAVGCSTSELAARLGVTPSAVSKHTTVLRRAGLIITHRERNTVLHSLTPLGSALLDT, from the coding sequence TTGCGCATCGAGCTGACCTTGGCCGACCTCGTCCGCGTCGGGCTCGCGGCCGCGGCCGACCCGATGGGCGAGCTCGCCGCGAGCCTGCAGGTCCTGCAGCGGCGCGACGGCGGCCGCGCGGCGGCTTCGGCGGCGTTCAACCGGTGGCGCTACCGGGTGTGGCAGAGCCTGCCCGACTCGGCCGCGGTGCTGATGTGGCTGTGCCGGCCGGACGCGCCGATCCCGGAGTTCCTGCTGCCCGCGGCGGGGCGCTACGAGCTGGAGTCCGGGCTCACGGCGGTGCTGAAGACGGAACCGGTGAGCCTGAAGACCGCGTTGCGCACGGCGCCGGCCGACCGTGACCTGCCGGCGTGGGCCGCCGCGCTCGCGGACGGCGACACGGCGGGCCTGCCGCGATTGGTCCAGGCCATGCGCGACTACCACGAGCTCGCGCTCGCCCCGGCGTGGGACACGGTGTCCGGACAGGTGGACGCCGACCTCGGGATGCGCACGCAGCTGCTGCTCCACGGCGGCGTCGACGCGCTGCTGACCGGCCTCCGGCCGCTGGTGCGCTGGGAAGCGCCGGCCCTGGAGACCGACGACCGCATTGCCGGCACGGTCCCGTCGGAGGGCACGGGGCTCCTGCTGGTGCCGACGTACTTCTCGGTGTGCCCGGCGCTGGTCCCCGCGGCCCCGGGCGGCACGCCGCGGCTGCACTACCCGTGCGTCCGCCAGGCCGCGCCGCCCGCGGGCTTGGGGCACGCGGCGCACCGGGCGTCGGGCAAGGCGCTGGCGGACCTGCTGGGGCCGACCCGCGCGGCGGCGCTGGCGGTCCTGGCGGTGGGGTGCTCGACGTCCGAGCTGGCGGCGCGGCTGGGGGTGACGCCGTCGGCGGTCAGCAAGCACACCACGGTGCTGCGGCGCGCCGGGCTGATCATCACGCACCGGGAGCGGAACACGGTCCTGCACTCGCTCACACCCCTGGGAAGCGCTCTCCTGGACACCTGA
- a CDS encoding TetR/AcrR family transcriptional regulator, with amino-acid sequence MSRWEPNARERLVRAAVESFLERGYDEVTVAEITERAGLTKRTFFRHFADKREVLFAGQDILSRTFAEAIAAAPASATPLEAISAALTATETTFGPDHREFARKVQAVVADQSDLRERELLKRAKLRAAMADALRARGVPDPAASLAAEIGGLAFTTGFARWVAPANERGFGEVAREALSELVEATTKLG; translated from the coding sequence ATGAGCCGCTGGGAGCCGAACGCACGCGAGCGGCTGGTGCGCGCCGCGGTCGAGTCGTTCCTCGAGCGCGGCTACGACGAGGTGACGGTCGCGGAGATCACCGAACGCGCCGGGCTGACGAAACGGACGTTCTTCCGGCACTTCGCCGACAAGCGCGAAGTGCTGTTCGCGGGCCAGGACATCCTGAGCCGCACGTTCGCGGAGGCGATCGCCGCGGCACCGGCATCGGCCACCCCGCTCGAGGCGATCTCGGCGGCCCTGACGGCCACGGAGACGACGTTCGGCCCGGACCACCGCGAGTTCGCGCGCAAGGTCCAGGCGGTGGTCGCGGACCAGAGCGACCTGAGGGAGCGCGAGCTGCTCAAGCGGGCCAAGCTGAGGGCCGCCATGGCGGACGCGCTGCGAGCGCGTGGCGTCCCCGACCCGGCGGCGAGCCTGGCCGCGGAGATCGGCGGCCTGGCGTTCACGACGGGCTTCGCGCGCTGGGTGGCGCCGGCGAACGAGCGCGGGTTCGGCGAAGTGGCCCGGGAGGCGTTGTCGGAACTCGTCGAGGCGACGACCAAGCTCGGCTGA
- a CDS encoding SDR family oxidoreductase, with the protein MRVFVTGASGWIGSALVPELLEAGHQVVGLARSDASAAAVEERGAEVLRGDLDDLETLAKGAADADAVVHLAFGHDFSRMDAAIRADAAAVEAMAAVLEGKVLVAASGTPSVPGGVATERDDPAGFGLVAGRMDNARAVVKTAENGVRASVVRLPRSVHGEGDAHGLITRLIAAGKQKGVAAYVGDGTARWPAVHVLDAAHLFRLALEQAPAGSMLHAVGDEGVAIRDVADVVGRRLGLPVTSVEADELGFLGALLAIDQPASADGTRELLGWRPEHPGLLDDLENGYYD; encoded by the coding sequence ATGCGTGTCTTCGTCACCGGGGCCAGCGGCTGGATCGGCTCGGCCCTCGTGCCCGAATTGCTCGAGGCCGGCCACCAGGTCGTCGGCCTCGCCCGGTCGGACGCCTCCGCGGCGGCCGTCGAAGAAAGGGGTGCCGAGGTGCTCCGGGGTGACCTGGACGACCTCGAGACGCTCGCGAAGGGCGCCGCGGACGCCGATGCCGTCGTCCACCTCGCCTTCGGGCACGACTTCAGCCGGATGGACGCCGCGATCCGGGCCGACGCGGCCGCCGTCGAAGCCATGGCCGCCGTGCTCGAAGGCAAGGTGCTGGTGGCCGCCTCGGGGACGCCGTCGGTGCCAGGGGGCGTGGCGACCGAGCGGGACGACCCCGCCGGCTTCGGCCTGGTGGCGGGCCGGATGGACAACGCCCGTGCCGTCGTGAAGACGGCGGAGAACGGCGTCCGCGCGTCGGTCGTCCGGCTGCCGCGGTCGGTGCACGGGGAAGGGGACGCCCACGGGCTCATCACGCGGCTCATCGCCGCGGGGAAGCAGAAGGGCGTCGCGGCCTACGTCGGCGACGGGACGGCTCGCTGGCCGGCGGTGCACGTCCTCGACGCGGCCCACCTGTTCCGCCTGGCGCTGGAGCAGGCGCCCGCGGGCTCGATGCTGCACGCGGTGGGCGACGAGGGCGTGGCCATCCGGGACGTCGCGGACGTGGTCGGCCGCCGGCTCGGCCTCCCCGTCACGTCCGTCGAGGCCGACGAACTCGGCTTCCTCGGCGCGCTGCTGGCGATCGACCAGCCGGCGTCCGCGGACGGGACCCGGGAGCTGCTCGGCTGGCGGCCGGAACACCCGGGACTGCTCGACGACCTCGAAAACGGTTACTACGACTGA
- a CDS encoding glutamate synthase subunit beta, whose amino-acid sequence MADPKGFLTTTREEPKRRPVDLRLMDWREVYEDFASTKLEKQAGRCMDCGIPFCHQGCPLGNLIPEWNTLVWREDWQQAIERLHATNNFPEFTGTLCPAPCETACVLGINDDPVTIKRVEISIVDRAFEEGWVTPQPPTVRTGKKVAVVGSGPSGLAAAQQLTRAGHSVVVLERADKIGGLLRYGIPEFKMEKHRLDRRLAQMEAEGTEFRTSVNVGVDLSADELRSSYDAVVLAGGATDWRDLPIPGRELDGIHQAMEFLPPANRVASGDLAESPYSAEGLDVVVIGGGDTGADCVGTSHRQGARSVTQLEIMPKPPEARSDAHPWPTYPMIYRVSSAHEEGGERLYAVNTQEFLGDADGRVRALKLVEVRNEGGKFVPVDGSERELPAQLVLLAMGFLGPQKKGLIEDLGVELDPRGNVARDKAFKTSLDNVFVAGDMGRGQSLIVWAIAEGRSAAAGVDAYLTGREVLPRPIAPTDRPIA is encoded by the coding sequence ATGGCTGACCCCAAGGGCTTTCTGACCACCACCCGCGAAGAGCCGAAGCGCCGTCCGGTCGACCTGCGGCTGATGGACTGGCGAGAGGTCTACGAGGACTTCGCGTCGACGAAGCTGGAGAAGCAGGCCGGCCGCTGCATGGACTGCGGCATCCCGTTCTGCCACCAGGGCTGCCCGCTCGGGAACCTCATCCCCGAGTGGAACACCCTGGTGTGGCGGGAAGACTGGCAGCAGGCCATCGAACGGCTGCACGCGACCAACAACTTCCCGGAGTTCACCGGCACCCTGTGCCCGGCGCCGTGCGAAACCGCGTGCGTGCTCGGGATCAACGACGACCCGGTGACGATCAAGCGCGTCGAGATCTCCATCGTCGACCGCGCTTTCGAAGAGGGCTGGGTGACGCCGCAGCCGCCCACCGTCCGCACGGGCAAGAAGGTCGCGGTCGTGGGCTCCGGCCCGTCGGGACTCGCCGCGGCGCAGCAGCTCACGCGCGCGGGCCACAGCGTCGTGGTCCTCGAGCGGGCCGACAAGATCGGCGGGCTGCTGCGCTACGGCATCCCCGAGTTCAAGATGGAGAAGCACCGCCTCGACCGCCGTCTCGCGCAGATGGAGGCCGAGGGCACGGAGTTCCGCACGTCGGTGAACGTCGGGGTGGATCTTTCCGCCGACGAGCTGCGGTCGTCGTACGACGCGGTCGTGCTCGCGGGCGGGGCCACCGACTGGCGCGACCTGCCGATCCCCGGCCGGGAGCTGGACGGCATCCACCAGGCGATGGAGTTCCTGCCGCCGGCCAACCGGGTCGCGTCCGGTGACCTCGCCGAGTCCCCGTATTCGGCCGAGGGCCTGGACGTCGTCGTCATCGGCGGCGGCGACACGGGCGCGGACTGCGTCGGGACGTCGCACCGCCAGGGCGCGCGTTCGGTGACGCAGCTCGAGATCATGCCCAAGCCGCCGGAGGCCCGGTCCGACGCCCACCCGTGGCCGACGTACCCGATGATCTACCGGGTGTCCTCGGCGCACGAAGAGGGCGGCGAGCGGCTGTACGCGGTGAACACGCAGGAGTTCCTGGGTGACGCGGATGGCCGCGTGCGGGCGCTGAAGCTGGTCGAGGTGCGCAACGAGGGCGGCAAGTTCGTCCCGGTCGACGGGTCCGAGCGCGAGCTGCCCGCCCAGCTCGTCCTGCTGGCGATGGGCTTCCTCGGGCCGCAGAAGAAGGGCCTGATCGAGGACCTGGGCGTCGAGCTGGACCCGCGCGGCAACGTGGCCCGCGACAAGGCGTTCAAGACGAGCCTGGACAACGTGTTCGTGGCCGGTGACATGGGCCGCGGCCAGTCCCTGATCGTCTGGGCGATCGCGGAGGGCCGCAGCGCCGCGGCCGGCGTCGACGCCTACCTGACCGGGCGCGAGGTCCTGCCCCGGCCGATCGCGCCGACGGACCGGCCGATCGCGTAA